The Hemiscyllium ocellatum isolate sHemOce1 chromosome 39, sHemOce1.pat.X.cur, whole genome shotgun sequence genome contains a region encoding:
- the usp8 gene encoding ubiquitin carboxyl-terminal hydrolase 8 has translation MPAVSSDLKELYLSTCLADLNKKAEVKLETKSTKTYVTSACKIFKAAEECRLDRDEEKAYVLYMKYLTVYDLIRKRTDFKHQQDYYLSLLGPANFRKAIEEAERLSESLKLRYEEAEVRKKLEENERLQEEKRKQQEEARSKGYDNSLKTTTKSSSDCFGIQKRNLKEDFEVNDKKTHSVCNDSLQGAVTAEKLFAMMQDENTEMIIMDARSSKDYQESHMQVARSHCISVPEEAVSPGITVNQIELKLPEESKEIWRKRQFVDYIILLDWDSSVDQVKRGTILQSLKDALYKWDSQIILRSEPLVLEGGYDSWLLCYPMYTTNAKVTVPKREPPGAVQVSLNFSYPSLEEPPQPSEDLNENKTVQELEICNEHLSLLEETPKKVNLKTINVPNGIFAPGVPVTGQPIATKTIPQIDRTKKPSLKQPNRSLSKSEVVGADSLPVHNGPVIPDRSTKPCIESQNSLTDEERNQIHAEAALIGEKARKEREQRERRQEEERKEKERLERLREEERREKEQCEEEEKEFETKADQEREPKENEEQRAQESEDSQQKEEAERKGLAEQKTTSPEKGKIESQIRDQADTRKSGEQSVSELEGLRGTNLEKQEHRDTLTRARSEEMGRTVPGLPPGWMKFLDVVTGTYRYYHSPTNSVHMYPPEMVPSITPPATPPTHKARPQTAKDVDVPKLKRSFSSPDIAQAVQEEQNKATTKIVPTVNRETKPSGYSKTEISSPSASQIRNLNPVYGGMGRALTGLRNLGNTCYMNSILQCLCNTPHLAEYFNKNFYQQDINRSNILGHKGEVAEEFGVIMKSLWSGQYKYISPRDFKGRIGKINDTFAGYVQQDSQELLLFLMDGLHEDLNKADRKRYKEENTDSLDDTRAADLAWQKHKLLNESIIVALFQGQFKSTVQCLTCHKRSRTFEAFMYLSLPLPSSSKCSLQDCLKLFSKEEKLTDNNRFHCSNCKAHRDSTKKLEIWKLPPILLVHLKRFSYEGRWKQKLQTNVDFPLENLDLFSYLIGPRSNVKRYNLFAVSNHYGGLDGGHYTAYCKNAVKQRWFKFDDQDVSEISPSSVRSPAAYILFYSSLELRVVDLAT, from the exons ATGCCTGCAGTATCTAGTGATCTAAAGGAGTTGTATCTCTCTACATGCTTGGCTGACCTTAACAAGAAAGCAGAAGTGAAGCTTGAAACGAAAAGCACCAAAAC cTATGTCACGAGTGCTTGTAAAATATTTAAGGCAGCAGAGGAATGTAgattggatagagatgaggagaaagccTATGTCCTTTACATGAAATACCTGACTGTGTACGATCTCATTCGGAAAAGGACTGATTTCAAACACCAACAG GACTACTACCTTTCCCTCTTGGGCCCTGCAAATTTCCGAAAAGCCATAGAGGAAGCAGAAAGGCTTTCAGAAAGCCTCAAGTTAAG ATATGAGGAGGCTGAAGTGCGTAAAAAGCTTGAAGAGAatgaaaggctgcaagaggagaAGAGAAAACAGCAGGAAGAAGCCAGAAGCAAGGGATATGATAACAGTTTGAAAACAACAACTAAGAGTTCCTCTGATTGTTTTGGCATTCAGAAAAGAAATTTAAAG GAGGACTTTGAAGTAAATGACAAGAAAACACATTCTGTGTGCAATG ATTCACTTCAGGGAGCAGTAACTGCAGAAAAGTTGTTTGCAATGATGCAAGATGAAAACACTGAGATGATCATTATGGATGCACGAAGCTCCAAGGATTACCAGGAATCTCATATGCAGGTGGCCAGATCACACTGTATAAGTGTACCAGAGGAAGCTGTCAGTCCAGG CATCACTGTTAACCAGATAGAGTTGAAGCTTCCAGAGGAGTCAAAAGAGATATGGCGAAAGCGTCAATTTGTTGATTACATAATTTTGTTGGATTGGGACAGTTCTGTTGACCAAGTGAAAAGAGGAACCATTCTTCAGAGCCTCAAGGATGCACTTTATAag TGGGATAGCCAGATAATTCTCCGGAGTGAACCACTAGTATTGGAGGGTGGCTATGACAGCTGGCTCCTCTGCTATCCAATGTACACTACGAATGCCAAAGTGACTGTTCCAAAGAGAGAACCTCCTGGAGCTGTACAAGTGTCCT tGAATTTCAGTTACCCATCCTTGGAGGAACCCCCACAACCTTCTGAAGACCTTAATGAAAATAAGACTGTCCAAGAATTGGAAATTTGTAATGAACACCTATCTTTGCTCGAAGAGACACCAAAAAAAGTCAACCTAAAAACTATCAATGTGCCTAATGGTATCTTTGCCCCTGGGGTTCCAGTCACTGGGCAGCCTATTGCAACGAAGACCATTCCACAG ATTGATCGAACTAAAAAACCTTCACTGAAACAGCCAAATCGATCACTGTCAAAATCAGAGGTGGTTGGTGCTGACAGTCTACCTGTTCACAATGGACCAGTGATTCCTGATCGGTCAACAAAGCCCtgtatagaatcacagaattcacTGACTGAtgaagagagaaatcagattcATGCTGAAGCAGCTCTAATTGGTGAGAAGGCCAGAAAGGAGAGAGAACAGCGTGAACGAAGGcaggaagaagaaagaaaagagaagGAGAGGTTGGAGAGACTAAGGGAAGAAGAGCGCAGAGAAAAAGAACAGTGtgaagaggaagagaaagagtTCGAAACAAAAGCTGACCAAGAAAGAGAACCCAAAGAAAATGAGGAACAGAGAGCACAGGAAAGTGAAGACAGCCAGCAAAAAGAAGAAGCTGAAAGGAAAGGATTGGCAGAACAAAAAACGACATCTCCAGAAAAAGGCAAAATTGAGAGTCAGATAAGAGATCAAGCAGACACGAGGAAAAGTGGTGAACAATCTGTCTCTGAGCTGGAAGGACTTCGTGGCACAAACTTAGAGAAGCAG GAACATAGAGATACATTAACCAGAGCAAGAAGTGAGGAAATGGGCCGAACAGTTCCAGGCTTACCTCCAGGATGGATGAAG TTTCTTGATGTGGTGACTGGAACCTACCGTTACTATCATTCACCAACGAACTCTGTGCACATGTATCCGCCTGAAATGGTGCCATCAATTACTCCTCCTGCAACCCCTCCAACTCACAAAGCCAGACCACAAACTGCAAAAGATGTTGATGTTCCGAAGTTAAAGCGTTCATTCTCCTCACCGGATATTGCCCAAGCCGTTCAAGAGGAGCAAAACAAAGCAACAACAAAAATAGTGCCTACAGTCAATCGGGAAACCAA GCCCTCTGGCTACAGCAAAACTGAAATCTCCAGCCCTTCTGCTTCTCAAATCCGTAACCTGAACCCTGTATATGGTGGGATGGGGCGAGCACTGACTGGTCTGCGAAACCTTGGCAACACCTGCTACATGAATTCCATCTTGCAGTGTTTATGCAACACTCCTCATCTGGCAGAGTACTTCAATAAAAATTTCTACCAACAAGATATTAACAG GTCAAACATTCTTGGTCATAAAGGTGAGGTGGCTGAAGAGTTTGGTGTGATAATGAAAAGCTTGTGGTCAGGTCAATATAAATACATCAGTCCAAGAGATTTTAAGGGACGCATAGGAAAAATAAATGACACGTTTGCTGGGTACGTGCAACAGGATTCCCAGGAATTGCTTCTGTTTCTAATGGATGGACTCCATGAAGATCTTAATAAA GCTGATCGGAAGAGATACAAAGAGGAAAACACAGATAGCTTGGATGACACAAGAGCAGCAGACCTAGCTTGGCAAAAGCATAAACTTCTAAATGAGTCAATTATTGTGGCTTTGTTCCAAGGTCAATTTAAGTCAACCGTGCAGTGTCTGACTTGTCATAAGAGGTCTCGTACATTTGAAGCCTTTATGTATCTATCTTTGCCACTTCCATCATCTAGCAAATGTTCTCTCCAG GATTGTCTCAAGTTGTTTTCCAAAGAGGAGAAGCTGACTGACAATAACCGATTTCACTGCAGCAATTGCAAAGCGCACAGGGACTCAACAAAGAAGCTAGAGATCTGGAAACTACCTCCAATCCTATTGGTACATCTGAAACG ATTCTCTTATGAAGGGAGATG